The Thalassotalea sp. 273M-4 genome includes a region encoding these proteins:
- the mlaF gene encoding phospholipid ABC transporter ATP-binding protein MlaF, with the protein MSNTLVEIKNLSFFREQRCIYDNISLKIPKGKVTAIMGPSGIGKTTLLRLIGGQLKPHSGEILFAGQNIPSLSRNQLYQTRKKMSMLFQSGALFTDMSVYENVAFPIREHTKLPEDIIDKMVLMKLEVVGLRGAKDLKPSELSGGMARRAALARAIALDPDLILYDEPFAGQDPISMGVIVRLIKDLNDALGLTSVVVSHDVKEVMSIADYIYIVAEQKVIGEGTADEILAQQSELVQQFINGEDDGPVPFHFPAKDYKQNLFKEKGK; encoded by the coding sequence ATGTCAAATACCCTAGTCGAAATTAAAAATCTGAGCTTTTTTCGGGAACAGCGCTGTATCTATGACAATATCAGCTTAAAGATTCCCAAAGGCAAAGTGACTGCCATTATGGGACCAAGTGGTATTGGTAAAACAACGTTGTTGCGGTTAATTGGTGGTCAACTTAAACCACACTCTGGTGAGATTTTATTTGCTGGGCAAAACATTCCTAGTTTAAGCCGTAACCAGTTGTATCAAACGCGCAAAAAAATGAGCATGTTGTTTCAATCAGGGGCACTATTTACTGACATGAGTGTCTATGAAAATGTCGCTTTTCCTATCCGAGAACATACAAAACTACCAGAAGATATCATTGATAAAATGGTATTAATGAAATTGGAAGTGGTTGGTTTGCGCGGCGCTAAAGATTTGAAACCGAGTGAACTTTCAGGCGGTATGGCGCGTCGTGCTGCGTTAGCTCGCGCCATAGCCTTAGATCCAGATTTGATTCTTTACGATGAGCCTTTTGCTGGCCAAGACCCAATATCTATGGGGGTTATTGTTCGCTTGATCAAAGATCTTAACGATGCACTCGGGCTCACCTCGGTGGTGGTATCGCACGATGTTAAAGAAGTGATGAGCATTGCGGATTACATCTATATTGTTGCTGAACAAAAGGTTATTGGTGAAGGTACCGCTGATGAAATATTGGCCCAACAATCTGAATTGGTACAACAATTTATAAATGGCGAAGATGATGGTCCGGTACCATTTCATTTTCCAGCCAAAGATTACAAACAGAATTTGTTCAAAGAGAAAGGTAAATGA
- the kdsC gene encoding 3-deoxy-manno-octulosonate-8-phosphatase KdsC — protein MTDTLYGQVADKIIAKANQIKLLVCDIDGVFSDGRIYLGNDGEELKAFNTKDGFGIKALAQFGIEVAVITGRNSNIVTNRMQALNVKHIIQGQEDKLPALEFIRQNLELSPDQIAYIGDDVPDLACIEYVGLGVAVNDAHPLVVQAADYVTLLNGGFGAVRELCDLILQSQGKLALAKGSSV, from the coding sequence ATGACAGACACATTATACGGTCAAGTAGCCGATAAAATTATTGCCAAAGCTAATCAAATTAAGCTTTTAGTGTGTGACATCGACGGTGTCTTTTCCGATGGTCGAATTTATCTGGGTAACGACGGTGAAGAATTAAAGGCGTTCAATACCAAAGACGGTTTTGGCATAAAAGCCTTGGCTCAATTTGGTATTGAAGTGGCGGTTATAACGGGCCGCAACTCAAATATTGTCACCAATCGAATGCAAGCATTAAACGTTAAGCACATTATTCAAGGGCAAGAAGATAAACTTCCCGCGCTTGAGTTCATTCGCCAAAACTTGGAACTAAGCCCTGATCAAATTGCCTATATAGGTGACGATGTGCCAGATTTAGCCTGTATCGAATACGTTGGTTTAGGGGTTGCGGTAAATGATGCCCACCCGCTGGTAGTCCAAGCGGCTGATTACGTGACCCTATTAAACGGTGGTTTTGGCGCGGTTAGAGAGCTTTGTGACTTAATTCTCCAAAGCCAAGGTAAATTAGCCTTGGCAAAAGGCAGCAGTGTATGA
- the lptC gene encoding LPS export ABC transporter periplasmic protein LptC gives MSRLHTISTIIFAIAIMIYGYIQWQKSMMDETEPVADKNIPDFIAQSLSSNQYDIDGKLSHTIYADEMTHFADEQQTLFKKPRFTIYLGEGKPNWTISALSGSLTATNQLTLSNQVRLISSDENGFIKEIQGEELSMDLVVKEITSDQEIIMKGRDFTLYGAGLFVDINSTQMTISEHVKTIYKKHAY, from the coding sequence ATGAGTCGGTTGCATACCATTTCAACCATCATTTTTGCCATTGCCATCATGATTTATGGCTACATTCAATGGCAAAAGTCGATGATGGATGAAACCGAGCCTGTCGCTGATAAAAATATTCCTGACTTTATTGCCCAGAGTTTGAGTTCCAATCAATATGATATTGATGGTAAATTAAGTCATACTATTTACGCAGATGAAATGACCCACTTTGCCGATGAACAGCAGACGCTCTTTAAGAAGCCTCGTTTTACCATTTACCTTGGTGAAGGCAAGCCTAATTGGACTATTTCAGCATTATCAGGCTCATTAACGGCAACCAATCAATTAACCTTGTCAAACCAGGTGAGATTGATTTCCAGTGATGAAAATGGCTTTATAAAAGAAATACAGGGTGAAGAACTGTCGATGGATTTGGTGGTAAAAGAGATCACCTCAGACCAAGAGATAATCATGAAAGGGCGAGACTTTACCCTCTATGGGGCCGGACTTTTCGTTGATATTAATTCTACTCAAATGACCATAAGTGAACATGTTAAAACTATTTACAAAAAACATGCCTATTAA
- a CDS encoding calcium/sodium antiporter, which translates to MFIEVIILVLSLIALVWSADKFVFGAAAVAKNFGISPLIIGLTIVAMGSSAPEMMVAATAALEGSSDTAIGNVLGSNITNIALVLGATALVKPLMVSSSTLKRELPLLLLVTCISGYMLYDLNFTFIEGLLLMLGFIMFISTLLVYSIKQSKEQKNTDKMLIEAELELPDSVSNATAFFWLIIGMVLLPLSADYLVNSASAIAKVLGMSDLVIGLTIIAIGTSLPELAASIVSLLKKEDDLALGNIIGSNLFNILAVLALPGLIAPGAVDPEAASRDIPFMIAITLLLFFLCFSRRRGFRVTRVKGAVLFICFIIYQYLIFS; encoded by the coding sequence ATGTTCATCGAAGTAATCATTTTAGTTTTATCATTAATTGCGCTGGTTTGGAGTGCAGATAAATTTGTTTTTGGCGCTGCTGCAGTTGCTAAAAACTTTGGTATTTCACCATTAATTATTGGCTTGACCATTGTCGCTATGGGTTCATCAGCTCCCGAGATGATGGTCGCTGCAACAGCGGCCCTTGAAGGCAGTTCCGATACCGCAATTGGTAACGTCCTAGGTTCTAATATAACCAACATTGCTTTAGTACTAGGTGCGACTGCCCTTGTTAAACCCCTGATGGTGAGCTCTAGCACACTTAAGCGCGAATTACCTTTACTGTTGTTGGTTACCTGTATTTCAGGTTATATGCTGTATGACTTAAATTTTACGTTTATTGAAGGCTTGTTATTAATGCTAGGGTTTATCATGTTTATCAGCACCCTACTTGTCTATTCGATAAAACAAAGTAAAGAGCAAAAAAATACCGATAAAATGTTGATAGAGGCGGAATTAGAGTTACCTGACTCTGTCAGCAATGCGACCGCATTTTTCTGGTTAATCATTGGGATGGTGCTACTTCCGCTCAGTGCTGACTACCTTGTTAATTCAGCCAGTGCCATTGCTAAGGTATTGGGCATGAGTGATTTGGTTATCGGCTTGACGATTATCGCCATTGGCACGAGCTTGCCTGAATTAGCCGCGAGTATCGTCAGTTTACTTAAAAAAGAAGACGATTTAGCTTTGGGTAATATCATTGGTTCAAATTTATTCAACATTTTGGCGGTATTAGCACTCCCCGGTTTAATCGCCCCTGGGGCCGTCGACCCAGAAGCGGCAAGTCGTGATATTCCGTTTATGATTGCCATCACCCTACTGCTGTTTTTCTTATGTTTCAGTCGCCGACGTGGTTTTAGAGTAACTCGCGTCAAAGGCGCTGTATTATTTATCTGTTTTATTATTTATCAATACCTTATTTTCAGCTAA
- a CDS encoding HPr family phosphocarrier protein has protein sequence MTSFSRTVLIENKLGLHARAATKLAKLSMSFDAKVTLDLEGKSAEAESIMALMLLTGSKGKHVTIHSEGVDAKQALDAICELFSNKFDEGE, from the coding sequence ATGACTTCGTTTTCCCGCACCGTTCTCATTGAAAATAAACTTGGATTGCATGCTCGAGCTGCCACTAAGCTGGCCAAATTAAGCATGTCATTTGATGCGAAAGTCACCCTTGATCTTGAAGGTAAATCAGCTGAGGCTGAATCCATCATGGCATTAATGCTACTTACGGGCAGCAAAGGTAAGCATGTCACCATTCACAGCGAAGGGGTTGATGCCAAGCAAGCGCTAGATGCCATTTGTGAATTGTTTTCAAATAAATTTGATGAAGGCGAATAA
- a CDS encoding KpsF/GutQ family sugar-phosphate isomerase, with protein sequence MPHAEEFKRLGSQVIEIEQQAIANLQNFIDDQFALACKKMYECTGRVVVIGMGKSGHIGGKIAATLASTGTPAFFVHPGEASHGDLGMITTDDVVLAISNSGETNEILAILPVIKRIGCTLIAMSGNPQSTLANLADCHICIKVPKEACPLGLAPTSSTTATLAMGDALAVALLNVKGFTADDFALSHPGGSLGKRLLLRLSDIMHTDERIPKINETALIKDALVEMSTQGLGMTAVVNAQDKLVGLFTDGDLRRILDEEINIHTAQIRAVMTRNPIVAHADMLAAQALKLMEDKSINGLIIVNQHQVPIGAMNMHDILKAGVL encoded by the coding sequence ATGCCACACGCAGAAGAATTTAAACGACTTGGCTCGCAAGTAATAGAAATAGAACAACAAGCGATAGCAAACTTACAAAATTTTATTGATGATCAGTTTGCCCTTGCCTGCAAAAAAATGTACGAGTGTACCGGCCGTGTTGTCGTTATTGGCATGGGAAAGTCGGGACACATCGGTGGTAAAATTGCGGCGACTCTGGCCAGTACCGGTACCCCTGCTTTTTTTGTCCACCCTGGTGAAGCAAGCCATGGCGATCTAGGCATGATCACCACCGATGATGTGGTATTAGCCATTTCAAACTCTGGCGAGACCAATGAAATATTGGCCATATTGCCCGTCATTAAACGCATTGGCTGCACTCTTATCGCAATGTCTGGCAACCCTCAGTCAACCTTGGCCAACCTTGCCGATTGCCATATTTGCATTAAAGTGCCAAAAGAGGCTTGCCCTTTAGGCTTAGCACCAACGTCAAGTACAACAGCCACCCTGGCGATGGGCGATGCCTTGGCTGTGGCGCTGTTAAATGTGAAAGGTTTTACCGCTGATGATTTTGCGTTATCACATCCTGGCGGTAGTCTAGGCAAACGTTTATTACTTCGCCTTAGCGATATTATGCACACCGATGAGCGAATTCCAAAAATCAACGAAACAGCATTAATCAAAGACGCTTTAGTGGAAATGTCTACCCAAGGTTTGGGAATGACGGCCGTGGTTAACGCGCAAGATAAATTAGTGGGTTTATTTACCGATGGCGATTTAAGACGTATCCTTGATGAAGAAATCAATATTCATACTGCACAAATACGTGCTGTAATGACTCGGAACCCCATTGTTGCTCATGCCGATATGCTCGCCGCACAAGCATTAAAATTAATGGAAGACAAAAGTATCAATGGTTTGATCATCGTCAACCAACATCAGGTTCCAATTGGCGCCATGAATATGCATGATATATTAAAAGCTGGAGTTCTCTAA
- a CDS encoding RNA polymerase factor sigma-54 yields MRPSLQLRMGQHLTMTPQLQQAIKLLQLSTLDLQQEIQEALDSNPLLEVDETQPMDSNGGDEFDKKVSEETAHANSDSHDDANINSDEVSTSEQLSSDEIPQDLNVDTTWEESFSAGVSNTGLKSSSDDEYTYQGETTESIRDHLLWQMELTPFSDTDRTIAVAIIDAIDDSGYLTITTEDVLASLGDDEVELDEVEAVLKRINMFDPIGVGAQSISDCLIIQLNQFDSNTPYLKEAKQIIKDHIELLGNRDYRQLMRKTRLKEPQLKEVMLLIHSLNPRPGDVIVANDEQYIVPDVSVFKKNGRWVVELNPDTAPRLGINQQYASLTKSRNTDESQFVRSHLQEAKWFIKSLESRNDTLLKVSNCIVQRQQAFFEHGPEAMRPMVLNDIAEAVEMHESTISRVTTHKYMHTPRGIFELKYFFSSHVSTENGGECSSTAIRALIKKLVDAEIPSKPLSDSKMAQLLADQGINVARRTIAKYRESLAIPPSNQRKSLL; encoded by the coding sequence ATGAGACCTAGTCTTCAGCTCCGAATGGGGCAGCATTTAACGATGACACCTCAACTGCAACAAGCGATAAAGTTGTTGCAGCTCTCCACGTTGGATTTACAACAAGAAATCCAAGAAGCCCTTGATAGCAATCCTTTACTTGAAGTCGATGAAACACAACCAATGGACAGCAACGGTGGTGATGAGTTTGACAAAAAAGTCAGCGAAGAAACAGCGCACGCTAACAGCGACAGTCACGATGATGCCAATATCAACTCCGACGAAGTCAGTACATCAGAACAACTCAGTTCAGATGAAATCCCCCAAGATCTTAACGTCGATACAACGTGGGAAGAAAGTTTCAGCGCTGGGGTATCAAACACCGGACTAAAGTCGTCTTCAGATGATGAATACACCTATCAAGGCGAAACAACCGAGTCAATTAGAGATCACTTACTTTGGCAGATGGAGTTAACACCATTTTCAGACACTGACCGCACCATCGCGGTGGCGATTATTGATGCCATTGATGACAGTGGTTATTTGACCATCACAACCGAAGATGTGTTGGCAAGCCTTGGCGATGACGAGGTTGAACTTGACGAAGTTGAAGCGGTATTAAAACGCATTAACATGTTCGACCCGATTGGCGTGGGCGCTCAATCAATCAGTGATTGCTTAATTATTCAGTTAAATCAGTTTGACTCCAATACCCCATATTTAAAAGAAGCCAAACAAATCATTAAAGATCATATTGAGCTTTTGGGTAATCGTGATTATCGCCAATTAATGCGCAAGACTCGCCTTAAAGAACCACAACTGAAAGAGGTTATGCTGTTAATTCATAGCCTTAACCCTCGACCAGGTGATGTTATTGTCGCCAATGATGAGCAATACATTGTACCCGATGTAAGTGTGTTTAAGAAAAATGGCCGCTGGGTTGTTGAACTTAACCCAGATACCGCACCAAGGCTTGGGATAAATCAGCAATATGCTTCTTTGACTAAATCGAGAAACACCGATGAAAGCCAATTTGTGCGTTCCCATTTGCAAGAAGCTAAGTGGTTTATTAAATCCCTTGAAAGTCGAAATGATACCTTATTAAAAGTGTCAAATTGCATTGTTCAACGCCAACAAGCGTTCTTTGAACATGGCCCTGAAGCAATGCGTCCGATGGTTTTAAATGATATTGCTGAAGCAGTAGAAATGCACGAATCAACAATATCTCGAGTCACCACTCATAAGTACATGCACACCCCAAGAGGTATTTTTGAATTAAAATATTTCTTTTCAAGTCATGTCAGTACAGAAAACGGTGGTGAATGCTCTTCAACCGCGATACGAGCCTTGATTAAAAAGCTCGTCGACGCTGAGATCCCAAGCAAGCCATTAAGCGACAGTAAAATGGCGCAGTTACTTGCCGATCAAGGCATTAATGTTGCACGCAGAACGATAGCTAAATATCGAGAATCTTTGGCTATTCCACCTTCTAACCAACGTAAAAGCTTATTGTAG
- the rapZ gene encoding RNase adapter RapZ, translated as MKLIIVSGRSGSGKSVALRVLEDLGYYCVDNIPVNLLPALTHTVINDYENVAVSLDVRNLPSNPEDAKEIIDYLPKTVELSILYLDADDQELIRRFSETRRLHPLIRKNMALDQAIETEKKLLEPVSSRASLYINTSKLTPHQLADLVRERILGSKTGSMVIVLESFGFKYGVPTDADYVFDARFLPNPFWEQGLKNHTGLEQPVQEFLASQPVVTKFMWQINSFMMTWLPHLERNNRTYLTVAIGCTGGKHRSVYLVEQLAKQFRKENKDVQIRHRELSANHPS; from the coding sequence ATGAAACTTATCATTGTCAGTGGCCGTTCAGGGTCAGGTAAATCCGTTGCATTACGCGTATTAGAAGATTTAGGCTATTACTGTGTTGACAACATTCCAGTTAATTTATTACCCGCTTTAACCCACACCGTCATCAACGATTATGAAAACGTTGCCGTATCTTTGGATGTTCGTAACTTACCAAGTAATCCTGAAGACGCCAAAGAAATCATAGACTACTTACCTAAGACGGTTGAGTTAAGCATTTTATATCTTGATGCCGATGATCAAGAGCTGATCAGACGCTTTAGTGAAACCCGTCGTTTGCACCCGCTTATTCGCAAGAATATGGCGCTTGATCAAGCCATTGAAACCGAAAAGAAGCTATTAGAGCCCGTCTCAAGCCGAGCCAGCTTATATATCAATACCAGTAAGCTAACGCCCCATCAACTCGCCGATCTCGTCAGAGAGCGTATTTTAGGCAGTAAAACGGGGTCTATGGTCATCGTATTGGAATCATTTGGTTTTAAATATGGGGTACCGACGGATGCCGACTATGTTTTTGATGCCCGCTTCTTACCAAACCCATTTTGGGAGCAGGGCTTAAAAAACCACACCGGATTAGAGCAACCGGTGCAAGAATTTTTAGCGAGCCAACCGGTGGTGACGAAATTTATGTGGCAAATAAACAGTTTTATGATGACTTGGTTGCCTCATTTAGAACGTAATAACCGAACTTATTTAACCGTTGCGATTGGCTGTACTGGTGGCAAGCACCGCAGTGTGTATTTAGTAGAACAATTAGCCAAACAATTTCGTAAAGAAAATAAAGACGTACAAATACGCCACCGTGAATTAAGTGCCAATCACCCCAGTTAA
- the ptsN gene encoding PTS IIA-like nitrogen regulatory protein PtsN translates to MNLTELLTPDCTVCAVPGTSKKTVLEHISKLASQKIRTSSEKELLNTLLNREKLSSTGIGNGIAIPHGRLDNADKVVAILLTTAKPVEFDAIDDKPVDIFVALFVPSQQCERHLETLASIAKRFSEKEFCRKIRRCQTSDQLYQTLIAC, encoded by the coding sequence ATGAATTTAACAGAATTACTCACTCCAGACTGCACCGTGTGTGCAGTCCCTGGCACCAGCAAAAAGACCGTCCTAGAACACATCAGCAAACTGGCCAGCCAAAAAATAAGAACAAGCAGTGAAAAAGAGTTACTCAATACGTTATTAAATCGTGAAAAGCTTAGTAGTACAGGCATTGGTAACGGCATTGCCATTCCTCACGGGCGTTTAGATAACGCCGACAAAGTCGTGGCCATTTTATTAACAACGGCAAAACCGGTAGAGTTTGATGCTATTGATGATAAACCGGTCGACATTTTTGTTGCGCTATTTGTTCCAAGCCAGCAATGTGAGCGTCACCTTGAAACGCTTGCCAGCATTGCCAAACGTTTTAGTGAAAAAGAATTTTGTCGCAAGATACGTCGTTGCCAAACGTCGGATCAACTCTATCAAACCCTTATCGCTTGTTAG
- the lptA gene encoding lipopolysaccharide transport periplasmic protein LptA, whose amino-acid sequence MPIKALIGLTVILASPITVAWDKDLDQEIVIVAKRQSSDLKNKVANYIEDVKITQGSLTIEADLVQVAQNGDGDNKSYLAKGKPARFSQLLEDGQLIELKANEISYSPSTNTITIKGNASVSQEGSMVRGDIITYNTETEQLTAESSESVTTILKPDSKVPAKDEKPTEQ is encoded by the coding sequence ATGCCTATTAAGGCGCTCATCGGCTTAACCGTTATATTAGCAAGCCCAATTACAGTCGCTTGGGATAAAGACCTGGACCAAGAAATTGTGATTGTCGCTAAACGCCAATCCAGTGATTTAAAAAATAAAGTGGCCAATTACATTGAAGATGTGAAAATCACCCAAGGAAGTTTGACCATTGAAGCAGACTTAGTACAAGTTGCGCAAAATGGTGATGGTGACAACAAATCTTACTTAGCCAAAGGCAAGCCGGCAAGGTTTAGTCAGTTATTAGAAGATGGTCAGCTAATCGAGCTTAAAGCGAATGAGATTTCTTATTCCCCTAGCACCAACACGATAACCATTAAGGGTAATGCATCGGTAAGTCAAGAAGGCAGTATGGTGCGCGGAGATATTATTACCTATAACACCGAAACCGAGCAGTTAACCGCAGAAAGCAGTGAAAGTGTCACCACCATTTTAAAGCCTGACAGCAAAGTTCCTGCAAAAGATGAAAAACCAACAGAGCAATAA
- the lptB gene encoding LPS export ABC transporter ATP-binding protein, with protein sequence MTSVLKAENLAKSYKGRKVVKDVSLTVNAGQVVGLLGPNGAGKTTSFYMIVGLVPSDQGRVSLNGDDLTLLPMHERARKGLGYLPQEASIFRKLTVADNIMAILQTRKDLNADQRQEKLEALVEEFNIAHIIDNTGQSLSGGERRRVEIARALAADPQFILLDEPFAGVDPISVGDIKKIILHLKNRGIGVLITDHNVRETLDVCEHAYIVSHGELIAEGDAQQVLNNQQVRDVYLGEKFTL encoded by the coding sequence ATGACTTCGGTATTAAAAGCAGAAAATTTAGCTAAATCATACAAAGGTAGAAAAGTTGTTAAAGATGTCAGTCTGACCGTAAACGCGGGTCAGGTTGTTGGCTTACTCGGCCCTAATGGGGCGGGTAAAACCACCTCTTTTTATATGATTGTGGGTTTGGTTCCTAGCGACCAAGGTAGAGTTAGCCTAAATGGTGATGATTTAACCTTATTACCCATGCATGAGCGAGCTCGCAAGGGCTTAGGTTATTTGCCGCAAGAAGCATCGATATTTCGTAAACTCACCGTTGCCGATAACATTATGGCTATTTTGCAAACACGCAAAGATTTAAACGCAGATCAACGACAAGAAAAGCTGGAAGCTTTGGTCGAAGAATTTAATATTGCCCACATCATAGATAATACCGGTCAAAGTTTATCTGGTGGTGAACGGCGCCGGGTCGAAATCGCTAGAGCATTGGCGGCCGATCCACAATTTATCTTACTTGATGAACCTTTTGCAGGTGTTGATCCGATTTCGGTTGGCGATATTAAAAAAATAATTTTACATCTTAAAAATCGTGGTATCGGGGTATTAATTACCGATCATAATGTGCGTGAAACTCTTGACGTATGTGAGCATGCTTACATCGTTAGCCATGGCGAACTTATCGCTGAAGGGGATGCACAGCAAGTGTTAAATAACCAGCAAGTACGTGATGTATACCTTGGTGAGAAATTCACGCTATAG
- the mgtE gene encoding magnesium transporter, with product MPEISEQEISQKRLLEINTALESGMFVYVRKMFQHMPAYDIALLLESSPAKSRQVLWQLTDPDFQGEILEELSEEVRKGILKNMQPEKLAAAAEGMDIDDLAEVLRTLPDSVYQEVLNSLDSQDQMRVEQALSYEEDTAGGIMNTDTITLRPDVTIDVIMRYLRLRGELPDATDSFYVVNRDDKFIGSVSLANLITARPEQPISDITNYDTVTIPAAMDENEVATLFERYDWVSAPVIDDQGHLLGRITIDDVVDIIREGAEHSMMSMAGLDDEADTFAPVLKSTQQRSVWLGVNLITALMAVAVSSLFEGILSQMAILAVLNSLVPSMGGVAGGQTLTLVIRGMALGHIGENNARNILNKELAIGFLNGVIWALLIASIVSIWKQDLLLGGIIAFAMLMNLTAAGIAGVSIPLMLKKMDIDPALAGSVILTTVTDVVGIFAFLGTATLLLGN from the coding sequence ATGCCGGAAATATCAGAGCAAGAAATAAGCCAAAAACGATTACTCGAGATTAACACTGCTCTTGAAAGCGGTATGTTTGTCTACGTCCGTAAAATGTTTCAACACATGCCGGCTTACGATATTGCTCTGTTACTTGAGTCTTCGCCAGCGAAAAGCCGACAAGTCTTATGGCAACTTACCGACCCTGATTTTCAGGGTGAAATTCTCGAAGAATTATCCGAAGAGGTGCGTAAAGGCATCTTAAAGAACATGCAGCCAGAAAAACTGGCGGCGGCAGCCGAAGGCATGGACATTGATGATCTAGCCGAAGTTCTTCGAACGTTACCAGACTCGGTTTATCAAGAAGTACTCAATTCGCTTGATAGCCAAGATCAAATGCGAGTAGAGCAAGCGCTTTCATACGAAGAAGATACCGCTGGTGGTATCATGAATACCGATACCATCACACTTCGTCCCGATGTGACCATAGATGTGATTATGCGCTACTTACGTCTTCGCGGTGAGTTACCAGATGCCACCGACTCATTTTATGTGGTCAATCGCGATGACAAGTTTATCGGCTCGGTGTCGTTGGCAAACCTTATTACGGCAAGACCTGAGCAACCGATTTCTGATATCACCAATTATGATACCGTCACCATTCCTGCGGCAATGGATGAGAATGAAGTGGCTACCTTGTTTGAACGCTATGACTGGGTTTCGGCGCCGGTTATTGATGATCAAGGTCACCTGTTAGGCCGAATAACTATTGATGATGTGGTTGATATCATTCGTGAGGGTGCTGAGCACTCAATGATGAGTATGGCCGGTCTTGATGATGAAGCCGATACCTTCGCTCCGGTATTAAAAAGTACCCAACAACGCTCTGTTTGGCTTGGCGTAAACCTGATCACCGCATTGATGGCCGTTGCTGTTTCCAGTTTATTTGAAGGTATTCTATCGCAAATGGCGATTTTAGCCGTGCTCAACTCTTTGGTGCCAAGCATGGGCGGGGTTGCTGGTGGGCAAACTTTAACCCTCGTTATTAGGGGCATGGCGCTTGGTCATATCGGTGAGAATAATGCCCGTAACATATTAAATAAAGAATTGGCTATCGGATTTTTAAACGGGGTGATTTGGGCCCTATTGATCGCTTCAATCGTGTCGATATGGAAGCAGGACTTGTTACTTGGAGGGATCATTGCCTTTGCTATGTTAATGAACCTGACTGCCGCCGGTATTGCCGGGGTTTCAATTCCACTGATGTTAAAGAAAATGGACATTGACCCAGCCCTTGCTGGTAGCGTGATTTTAACAACCGTTACCGATGTGGTCGGTATTTTCGCCTTTTTAGGTACCGCTACCCTGTTGCTAGGTAATTAG
- the hpf gene encoding ribosome hibernation promoting factor translates to MQINLSGHHVDVTDSMRNYVESKFEKLERHFDHINNVQVFLKVEKLEQIAEATLHVNGGEIFGSSSDQDMYAAIDALIDKLDRQVLKYKAKLTKH, encoded by the coding sequence ATGCAAATTAATCTATCTGGGCATCATGTAGACGTCACCGACTCTATGCGCAACTATGTTGAGTCTAAGTTTGAAAAATTAGAGCGGCATTTTGATCATATTAATAATGTTCAAGTGTTTTTAAAGGTTGAGAAGTTAGAGCAAATTGCCGAAGCAACTTTACATGTTAACGGTGGCGAAATATTTGGCTCATCATCCGATCAAGATATGTATGCTGCTATTGATGCACTTATTGATAAATTGGACAGACAGGTTTTAAAATACAAAGCCAAACTTACCAAACATTAA